The DNA segment ttccttccttccttccttccctccttcctaccttcctccatcctttccctccatccctccatccctccctccccccgcCCAAAGTTTtcatggttacaccacttagacattttcaCCATCCAAAGAAGAagacaaatatagaaaatcagcagctttaaatatgaatatcagGACACAGTAACTCACCTGTGATTGGCCGCCCCTCCCGTGATCCGATGCTCGTCTCACGTCCGACTCAGCAGTTTAACtccatccgtccgtccgtccattAATAATCCCACTGAGACCTCCACTGTGAAGAAACATCTGCGGCGGCCATTTTTATTCCATCAGTCTGTAgaatccctcctctctctctctctctctctctctccctctctctctctctctcttcttttcttcttgtcttttttcccaGCAGGTTGACTGAATGAAGAGTCCAGTCCAGGTGAATAAGGTGCTTTCAATGGCAGAGAGCTAATTATGGAAACTTTAAGTACCTGTTTAATGTGCAACAAGTtctagagcagaggtgtcaagctcattttcattcaagggtcacatacagaccaatttgatctcatgtgggccggatcattaaaaagatggaaggaaagaaggaagaaaggaaggaaataagaagggaaggaaggaaagagaggcaaaaggaaggagggaagaaaggtaggaaggacagatgggaggaaggacagaaggaagaaagggaggaaggacagatggaaggaagaaagggaggaaggacagatggaaggaaggaaggaacaaagaaaagagaaaaggaagtaggaaggacagatggaaggaaggaaaagaacacaggaaggaaagcgggccggattgcaccccttggagggccagttctggcccacgggccgcatgtttgacacccctgttctagAGAGTTAGTCTGCtataacaggaagtgaggaaatcCCAATTTAGCCAATTAATTAATGAGAACAGGAAATTAATCAGAGGCTGATTCTGCCTTTCACtgatgtacatgtgtgtgtcctTGGTTTGTACGGAAGCAAAGAAATGCCaaaataagactttttttttaataatataaattacTGGATATCTTCTGTCGAAATGTTAAtacagctgatttttttttttttttttttttggatttacattttttttttttttttttggaaaatcatCTGAAATTGAATGTTTTACAAGTTTTGGAAATTAAACGtcacattttttaagtttttagtCGCTCCTAAATGTGTTGGATGATGTGACTGACACAGTTTAACCTGACAGGACAGAGGTCAGCACAAGGTCATTTAGTAGCTGTTGGAGCTTTCAGTCGTCTGCTTGCTAGGTAAAGTGAGATGAAGGATTATAGAAGctcatatttctatttttctgagCACTTTTAAGGAAACTTTAAATCACTTTGGATTAAAATCTGAGATTCAAAATTTGACCTCAACATGATCTGAGGTCTGTTTTTAGTGGCTGATCTGCAGCTTTCAATCATATTACATGAACTTCATCTGCAGATAGTTTTTCATTGGTTTGCcaaatgtttgaatttgaatatttCATCTTGAATCTGGGTCAATTTTTGGTTCTCAGAGTTTCACCAATCAAATTATTTTACTCGCCCCGGCTGCTAAATCCAAAAATAACCAACACTGTTTAATTTGAAACTTTTTGAAACTTTCTGAATTTGAAATCATCGACTAAAAATGTTCTAAGATGTGAATTCAAATCACATAAATTCACTAAGATGGTTTAAAATCATctagaagtaaaaaaaaaatatctccaGGTTACAAACAGCTGTAATGTCAGAGTTTAGCTTTATGACAGTTTTTTGCTTCCATACCAGAACTTCaatctttcatttttcatccttttcaagtctaaagatgtttgtgtgtcttcagCGTTTATACTGATCTACAGTTTGCATGTTCAGTTTCTGTCACTACAATCATcttggtttataaaatgtaaaataacctGCAAGTCACACGTCACATGACACACAAGCGCAGACTAATATTTAAGTAAAAACAATAAGTACCATATTGTTTTTCAGCCTCACAGATCCAGCGTTGGTCgagcttttaattttttttttcttaaattaaatcgcttttaggttttttttcttgtcaaactTCTGATTATTAAACCATCGCTTTAGGCTCAGGGTTCAGAATGAGCATTTTATATTATCTGccatttttattctctttctaaaatatcagataattattaataatagttGTCTGGAGCTTCAGTGTGAGCCTGTTCTCTGAGTGGTGATagcaggtcacatgacatctGGCTGCTGGATCATGTTTCCTGATACGTTACTTTCAGCTGGTGGAATCAGACAACATGGAGGCTTCCACAACATGGTGGTTTTCTCTGTCTCTACACTTTCAGCCTGCGTCCTTTCATTCCTGTGGCAGACAATACAGAAAAGTCTGGAAGGTTGCTATAGAAACTGCATCCACTGACACGGGGGGTGGTAGGGGTGCAATGCTGCGTTTCATCCACACAGGGGCGCTGTCGGTTTGCAAATCGCTTGCATCTGATTCACAAGCAGATTAAAGCCtgcaaaatataatatttaaaccTGCACCTAattaaaaaaggggggggggggtgtttgagCCCCGGGTCTTGTCTTACAGGCTGTTTGTGTTGAGTCGATTCTACTAAAATCTGACATTGAAGTCGTTTAATTTTAGGATAATCGATTCTTCCATCGTGCTGTCAGTTGAAATAACACATCACCTGATCCAACACTGAGCTCCAGCCAGCTTTGAATGGAAAATACATGAGGCTGAAATAACAGGTgcgcgcttgtgtgtgtgtgtgtgtgtgtgtgtgtgtgtgtgtgtgtgtgtgtgtgtgtgtgtgtgtgtgtgtgtgtgtgtgtgtgtgtgtgtgtgagagagaccaTATTAACAACATCCACCATGTGCCTCTGTCTGCATCAGTCTGTATATTTAGACTACATTGGTCCTGTGGTGTAACTCAGCTTCTTCAAACAGACTGAAAAATCAAATGTAAACGTTCAACCTGCGACTCGGGCAACAAATGACGCCTTTACTAAGAGAAACATGACTACTGGTTAAAGTGCTACGATTGGCTTTAGGCTGATCTTTGACTCATGAAGCGCGTAATGGAAGACAGTTTCAGGAGGATAAATCATGTGAATTCTCTTATAATCCATCAACTgttgtgatttttaaatgattccCGTTTGATGGCAGAAATAAGGAGCTCGTGAGTTTAAACTCAGATCAGATCATACATCTGTGAGCTTCCCGCTGTAAGCTTTGTGCGGGCTGCAGTTGGTGTATTTGATGGAGTCCGCGTCCTCGCTGTCCAGGTAGTCAGACTTGCACAGAGACGGTTTGCTCTCGCTCCTCTTGAACTCCCCAAACTGCGGCTGTAGCTGCCCGCAGGTCACGTGCGTGTACTGGAACTGCTCCTCGTGCTCCGTCTCCCGGTGGTAGAAGTAGTTGAAGTTGGAGACGATGACCGGCACCGGCAGCGCGATGGTGAGCACGCCGGCGATGGCGCACAGCGAGCCCACGATCTTCCCCCCGATGGTGACCGGACACATGTCCCCGTACCCCACCGTTGTCATGGATACCACAGCCCACCAGAAAGCGTCCGGGATGCTGCTGAAGCCCGAATCTGGGTCGTCGGTCTCCGCAAAGTACACCGCGCTGGAGAAGAGGATGACTccgatgaagaggaagaagatgagcaGTCCCAGCTCCCTCATGCTGGCCTGCAGCGTCTTCCCGAGGATCTGCAGACCCTTGGAGTGTCTGGACAGCTTAAAGATCCGGAAGACCCGGACCAGGCGGATGACCCTCAGGATAGCCAGAGACATGGCCTGCTGCCCGTTCCCCTGGTGCTCCGCGAGCTCCAGACCCAGTGTGATGAAGTACGGCATGATGGCCACGATGTCGATGGTGTTCATAATGTTCTTGAAGAAGGCGGGCTTGCTGGGGCACGCGAGGAACCGGACCAGCAGCTCAAAGGAGAACCAGATGATACACAGAGTCTCCACGATGAAGAACGGGTCTGTGAACGGGTTTGGCTTCTTTGCGCGCGCGGTTCCGTTCACAGCCAGCGGCTCGTCAAATGTTCTGGCTTCTTCTCTGAACTCCGGTAAAGTCTCCAAGCAGAAAATCACAATGGAGATGAGAATGACCAGAACGGAAACTATTGCAATCCCTCTGGCGGGTCCGGAGCTCTCTGGATACTCAAACAGGAGCCAAACCTGCCGCTGGAACTCATTGTCAGGCAGCGGGCGCTCTTCCTCCTTAATGAACCCCTCATCCTCCTTAAAATTCTCAATCACCTCCTCCCCCAGCTCGTAGAATTTAATCTCCTCCATGAAGATGTCCACCGGCACGTTGACGGGTCTCCTGAGCCTGCCGCCGGACTGGTAGTAGTAGAGGATGGCATCGAAGCTGGGTCTGTTCCTGTCAAAGAAATACTCGTTCCTCAGCGGGTCGAAGAAGCGCATCCTCTTGCGGGGGTTCCCCAGCAGAGTGGAGGGGAACTGGGCGAGGGTCTTCAGCTGAGTCTCGAACCGAAGCCCGGAGATGTTGATGACCACCCGCTCACAGCAGTCCTGGTTCTCGGCTCGCTCCGGGTCGTACACATCCTGGGCTGACAGGGCGGCCAGTGCCACAGTCTCATCCAGGTTCTCTCCGGGCACCACTGTCATCTTTCCCCCCCAGACAAGGGCGACACTCCCCGCTCCTCAGTCCTCTCAGTTCCCCCTCCGACACCTCCGGGTCAGAGTTaggtaccaatccaagtacctgtttttcttttttttctcggTGTCACGTCTGCGGGTGAGCTGGTTCCGAtggcatttttttgttgttttgtttttttttgtcccccccctccctcctctccacgCTCACCTTCCCGTCCACGCGCTGTTGTAGTCTGGACTATCGGCTCGGCTGTCACATTCGCTGCATTTTAAGCAGGCTTTGCCCTCCCCGAGCTGacgtgtggggtgtgtgtgcaCGCTCTCTCACtgaggaggaaataaaaacacacacacacacacacacacacacacacacatgcacgcacatatGCTCAGGATGAATGTGATCCAGCTATTTAGAAACAAACACACGAGATATGATCCATTTAATGAGAAATCATGAAGGTGTTTTTTAAGAGTTTGCGTGCACAGAAAGTGTTGTGCGTAATGGACCTGTTGTCTCCGCTTGGCACAGGCTCAAGGTTATCACAGGAGTTACTGTTTATGGTGAAATATGATGTGATGTTTGCACATATGAGCATGCAGTGATGATGAAGACgtgaatgtgtgtttggaaACGTGAAAATCACGATTCATGTCATGCAAAAAcgatgatttttcttttcatgcataatcgtcgtttttttcattcatgattTGATACCTGTAGCTCAGGGTTTCGTCTTCTTTCATTTATCCACCCTTTCATGCATccacggcacacacacacacacacagaggagaaagaaagaggggtgaggagaaaaaaggaggctCTGCAATGTCACGCCGCAGCCGCTTCCAGACGAAACCTCGCTGACGTCTCCACAACAGCCTGAACGCTGCTCAGCTGCTCAGCTGCTCCACAAGTTGTGCACGACTTGCAGGATCTGTCATGCCTGAGCTGTGTCTGCTGCAGGCATGGTGCACGCTGCAtggaaaacaagacagagaaaagaaagaagctttttttattcttctgtccGGCTTTTCTACGCAAAATGAGATCCAGCAGTTTCACAGCAACATGTCTCTGTATGGAGGGTAAACACTCCTGAGCTGTGCAACAAGtcaagaggagagaaaaaaaaaatagctggATGATGGAAATAAGAGAGCGTTTCTGGGCTGCAGCTCAAGGCAGTGACGTGTTTTCCTAAAATAGCTGGATTTCTCCCAGGGCTGCAGGAAAAGTTTCTTTTCCCATGGAATGGCCCCAGGGAGCCGCAGggggaaaatgaaaaaaagaaacagagagagagagagagagagagagagagagagagagagagagagagagagatgacatgaggaggaaaaaacagatttgCATCCCGAATCAGCTCAGAGCAGCAGATACATGAATGTGAGAGTCATTGAGAAATGTTTAaagcacagcagagagagagagagagacagagagagagagagagagagagagagagagagagagagagagagagatttcatAATGATTCCTGAAAACGTGAAATAACAAGTGTAAGAAACAAACCGTGCagacaaaaagcaaaacaaagacacacaagcaTCATAAATCCAGTTCTGTTTGAGAGGAATCAGCCAGAGATCCATTAAAGCTACAGGAGCTCATAATGTTATAAcaactgttttgtgtgtgtgtgtgtgtgtgggggggggggggggggttgtgttttttttagcataaAACCTCAGTTATTTGTCTCTATTCTGAGTAACATGCATGTACATCTTCTTCTTTCATGCATTATTATCAGAGTGTAAAACAGACTTCAGGAATATGGACTAATATTATTTCTTTAGACAATAATATGAACACATGCAAGATGATTCAAATTCAGATGAGTTTTGAGAGTCGTCTGTTTTAATAGTGATGAGTCTGATATGATGAAGTCATTTGTCTCTCTCATGTTGTTGTTGCTCATCTTAAAGTGACTGAGCAGGTTTTACTCTGATGGAGGATCTGATCTGAGACATTTAAACTTTCCTCTTcagcatattttatatttaatagaCGAAAggttcaataaaacattatctaTGACAGTAACCGACCAATCCCAGTCTCCttaaagtgatcctgataccaGCTCCAGTCCTTCATGAACACATGTAGACTCACATCTCAGCTGCTGGACTGCTCTGAGCTCACTAACTCACTGACTCACTAACTCACTGACTCACTATCTCACTAACTCACTGACTCACTATCTCACTGACTCACTAACTCACTAACTCACTGACTCACTAACTCACTATCTCACTAACTCACTAACTCACTAACTCACTAACTCACTAACTCACTAACTCTCTATCTCACTAACTCACTAACTCACTAACTCACTAACTCTCTAACTCACTAACTCACTAACTCACTAACTCACTAACTCACTAACTCACTATCTCACTAACTCACTAACTCACTAACTCTCTAACTCACTAACTCACTAACTCACTAACTCACTATCTCACTAACTCACTAACTCACTAACTCACTATCTCACTAACTCACTAACTCATTAACTCATTAACTCATTAACTCACTAACTCAcattcaccaccacagacgggtcctagctgctgtggcagtggaccaatcacatgctACGTTACATCAAAGAACAgctgcattgattggctgtgagtaagtccatacaaatagtcatatttgtGGATCTGCCAActacaacccccccaccccccacccccaccccctcctttGCAGCTCTCTCCCACCAGATATTCACACTCACTATGTAATCACATTGTTATTTATCTACTGTACTATTACACtatgtagtcacattcatattcatttatgtatgtatttatattagggctgtcagcgttaacacgttaatcgtgattagattaatgcaatccataatgcgttaattttttttaatggcattttaatgtttttgtcccttctcctcccccgtagacggctcctctagctgtagcgttatgctttgaagtggcctcctgcagtaaacctaccgcgctgatggaaagtaagagagctactggacttttgaacggcttgtttaactttaaaacacttccagacgcttcagttgacaagtcaaaagtaaaatgcaacctgtgtcaaacggagtttaactaccaccggagtacgtggagtttgagttagcacctgtgagtaagtccatacaaatagtcatatttgtGGATCTGCCGactacaacccccccccccccacccccaccccctcctttGCAGCTCTCTCCCACCAGATATTCACACTCACTATGTAATCACATTGTTATTTATCTGTTGTACTATTACACtatgtagtcacattcatatttattcatttatttatctttgtaGAATTGAACTTCCACATCAATGTCAGCTGATTTATTATGTTTGATGAactgttaatgttttatgtgttttatgagctcttactattcctttattgtttttatttattattatattgtgtgtgattacattgtattttaataactgtggaGCACTTCGGTTCAattgagggtttttttaaatgtgctttataaataaaacttgacttgacttgtaAGGAGTCATTTAGTGCTTTGAAAGAAGAATTAAATgcataattattgttattattattattattattattattattattattataaatcaaaaaggattgatttcagccttagaaggactttggtttGGATCCTACTTGATAtatcagaagcaggagaggctaacggtcgtaaacatctagtcacgtgtccACTGAGATGACACGCAGgacaggaaatgacgtaaacggaccgtatatggtttgttattgtgtgttacgttacgtgttggactaaatacatgttgacatattgaggaaagtattccggttttatggaaacggatttcatatttcagcagaatggatacttggcgagctgtacagaaagtcctgagtcataagatgatcgttgtggataaagagaagactttgaaggtatgtagcattatagctgttagcttactttagctgagtggctagccgtgctaaccgctaatactattacggctgtgagcaaccaatataagtcgtgagtggtcttgaatgaatcaggagaatctaagctttctaacaatgtacggcatgagtatatatgtttaagggttgctgtttaaaacattcagaagaacttgtcgctacctctcaacttccggtccgtcccgtagacggaacagcgtgttttaagtgtctgcagttccgatccttaaTGTtggtatctatagcaaccatagagcaacctgtatctatagcaaccataacacaatctgtatctatagcaaccataacacaacctgtatctatagcaaccataggacaacctgtatctgtagcaaccataacacaatctgtatctatagcaaccatagcacaacctgtatctatagcaaccataggacaacctgtatctgtagcaaccataacacaatctgtatctatagcaaccataacacaacctgtatctatagcaaccatagcacaatctgtatctatagcaaccatagcacaacctgtatctatagcaaccatagcacaacctgtatctatagcaaccatagcacaacctgtatctatagtaaccatagcacaacctgtatctatagcaaccatagcacaacctgtatctatagcaaccatagaacaacctgtatctatagcaaccatagaacaacctgtatctataacaaccatagaacaacctgtatctatagcaaccatagcacaacctgtatctatagcaaccataacacaacctgtatctatagcaaccataggacaacctgtatctatagcaaccatagaacaatctgtatctatagcaaccataacacaacctgtatctatagcaaccataggacaacctgtatctatagcaaccatagaacaatctgtgtctatagcaaccatagcacaacctgtatctatagcaaccatagaacaacctgtatctatagaaacttatatacagtctatggttttaagaggttaaaggtATAGAGTCCTGATACCAGCACTTCCATCCtgtgatcattttaattatcGATCTATTATATgatcaataaaaacagaaaacagtgaaaatacgTTTTAATCTCTAAGTAgtgtcttcaaatgtctcatCAACAgctcaaaaattaaaaaaatttatTGATGATTTACTatcatataatacaataaatctGGATGCATTAAtatttagatttctttttaataaattgatttaatttaatttattgactttatttgtttttcatagTTTTCAGTGGTCAGAAACAAACTTGTTGCATAAAATCAAAGATCATGAAGCAACATTtccaacatttcttttaaatgtttcatcatatcTGAAGTCTGACTCACTCTCAAATCCTGCAGACCACCGCTG comes from the Scomber japonicus isolate fScoJap1 chromosome 23, fScoJap1.pri, whole genome shotgun sequence genome and includes:
- the LOC128385138 gene encoding shaker-related potassium channel tsha2-like, translated to MTVVPGENLDETVALAALSAQDVYDPERAENQDCCERVVINISGLRFETQLKTLAQFPSTLLGNPRKRMRFFDPLRNEYFFDRNRPSFDAILYYYQSGGRLRRPVNVPVDIFMEEIKFYELGEEVIENFKEDEGFIKEEERPLPDNEFQRQVWLLFEYPESSGPARGIAIVSVLVILISIVIFCLETLPEFREEARTFDEPLAVNGTARAKKPNPFTDPFFIVETLCIIWFSFELLVRFLACPSKPAFFKNIMNTIDIVAIMPYFITLGLELAEHQGNGQQAMSLAILRVIRLVRVFRIFKLSRHSKGLQILGKTLQASMRELGLLIFFLFIGVILFSSAVYFAETDDPDSGFSSIPDAFWWAVVSMTTVGYGDMCPVTIGGKIVGSLCAIAGVLTIALPVPVIVSNFNYFYHRETEHEEQFQYTHVTCGQLQPQFGEFKRSESKPSLCKSDYLDSEDADSIKYTNCSPHKAYSGKLTDV